The Parafrankia discariae genomic sequence CTTCAGCCAAACGTGCCCCCAACGTGCCCCCAACGAGACGGTGGCCCAGCCAACGCTGGCCGCGGCCCGACGGGACCGGTCAGCGAGCTTTCAGGATCGTCGTTCCTGTTTAAGCAGCTCGGCGATGACCGGGCGGTCGTCGGTGGCGTCGGTGATGAGACCGCTCACCGACGCGACCGGCAGCACGGTGAACGGCGATGCGGTGCCGATCTTCTCGCTGCTGGCTAGCGCCAGCACGTAGGTGTCGGCGGTCTGCCGGGCGAGGGTGCGTTTCATCGCCGCCTCGGCGGCGGCCGCGCCGCAGGTGACGGCCGAGTGTCTGAAGAGCCGGCCGCCGATTAGGAGCGCGTCGTGGACGGGTGGTCCACGACTTCCCATCTACTACCAGGTGGAAGACATCCCGCTCGCCGCCTGATCGCGCGCGCCGCTCCCACCGTCTTATCCGGGCAAAGAGAAACCCCGGCCTGGACCCAGACCGGGGCGCTCGTGGTCGCCGGTCAGCCGGCCGTCGGCACCGCCGCGGTCTCCTCGACGACGGCGAACAGGCCAC encodes the following:
- a CDS encoding DeoR/GlpR family DNA-binding transcription regulator yields the protein MGSRGPPVHDALLIGGRLFRHSAVTCGAAAAEAAMKRTLARQTADTYVLALASSEKIGTASPFTVLPVASVSGLITDATDDRPVIAELLKQERRS